In Deltaproteobacteria bacterium, one genomic interval encodes:
- the murA gene encoding UDP-N-acetylglucosamine 1-carboxyvinyltransferase yields MDALKICGQEPLSGTIDISGSKNATLPIMAATILAPGKSRLGRVPDLADVRTLQRVLSHLGIKIEHDGPELTLDATDITELEAPYELVRTMRASILVLGPLLARFGKARVSLPGGCAIGARPIDQHLKGLKKLGAVITLEHGYVEAKADKLIGAEIIFDMPTVGGTEHLMIAASLAEGTTVLRNAAREPEIVDLALVLRKMGVDIQGEGTERITIVGQKELKPFDHDVVADRIEFGTFLIAGAMTGENLTLRGGVIEHQTALLDKLIQAGTKVSIDKEKNEITVSRPKQLEPVNIKTAPYPGFPTDMQAQMMTLMCAAEGTSVITETIFENRFMHVAELGRLGAKIRVDGGKAIVDGGKELSGTTVMATDLRASASLILAGLVADGETIIRRIYHLDRGYEHIEDKLRSVGAKIERFKEE; encoded by the coding sequence ATGGATGCGTTAAAAATTTGCGGCCAAGAGCCGCTTTCCGGAACAATTGATATTTCTGGCTCAAAAAATGCCACACTCCCCATCATGGCTGCGACAATTCTCGCGCCCGGCAAGAGCCGTTTGGGTAGAGTGCCCGACCTAGCCGATGTTCGAACCCTACAACGGGTTTTGAGTCACCTCGGCATCAAAATCGAGCACGATGGTCCAGAACTTACTCTCGATGCCACTGATATCACTGAACTTGAAGCTCCCTATGAGCTTGTTCGAACGATGCGTGCGTCCATCTTGGTCCTTGGGCCACTGCTGGCCCGTTTCGGCAAAGCACGGGTTTCGCTACCGGGTGGCTGCGCCATTGGAGCACGGCCTATCGATCAGCACCTTAAGGGCCTTAAAAAGCTCGGAGCAGTTATCACCCTCGAGCACGGCTATGTGGAAGCAAAAGCTGATAAGCTCATTGGCGCAGAGATCATTTTCGATATGCCAACTGTTGGCGGTACTGAGCACCTGATGATCGCTGCTTCATTGGCAGAGGGAACCACCGTTTTAAGAAATGCGGCTCGAGAGCCCGAAATCGTGGACCTTGCACTCGTGCTTCGTAAAATGGGCGTCGATATTCAGGGCGAAGGTACGGAACGTATCACCATCGTAGGGCAAAAAGAGCTTAAGCCTTTTGACCATGATGTTGTGGCCGACCGCATCGAGTTTGGTACATTTTTGATTGCCGGAGCCATGACCGGCGAAAACCTCACACTGCGAGGCGGCGTCATCGAGCACCAAACAGCTCTGCTCGATAAACTGATTCAAGCCGGAACCAAAGTTTCCATCGACAAAGAAAAAAATGAGATCACAGTGTCGCGGCCCAAGCAGCTTGAGCCCGTCAATATCAAAACTGCTCCATACCCAGGTTTCCCAACGGATATGCAAGCTCAAATGATGACACTCATGTGCGCCGCTGAAGGCACCAGCGTGATTACAGAAACCATTTTTGAGAACCGCTTCATGCACGTGGCAGAGCTCGGGCGGCTCGGCGCCAAAATTCGCGTCGATGGCGGTAAAGCAATTGTTGATGGCGGTAAAGAGCTCTCTGGTACCACAGTCATGGCGACAGATCTTCGTGCCAGTGCGTCACTGATTCTTGCCGGCTTAGTAGCCGACGGTGAAACCATCATTCGACGTATTTACCATCTCGACAGAGGTTATGAGCATATCGAAGATAAGCTTCGAAGCGTTGGTGCCAAGATTGAGCGGTTTAAAGAAGAGTAG
- a CDS encoding NAD(P)-dependent glycerol-3-phosphate dehydrogenase, translated as MKTVAVLGGGSFGTALAQLAARQGQEVRLWMRDAEQAEAINKTRHNPRYLSDFELHENISATNSEQEALEGADWVMVAVPSQAVRSCLNEAKKFLGEVPLVLAAKGIETQSLMTMDEVVYDVLGSAWENRTLAMSGPSFAKEIIQGMPTAVVMACKDEALATRIADILFSDTFRAYTSTDIVGVEVGGALKNVMAIAAGGVIGMGWGHNVRASLVTRGLSEITRIAVAKGANPLTLSGLAGVGDLMLTCTGGLSRNRAVGQALGEGKTLEQAQESIKQVAEGVITAKSAYLLIEKLGVDCPIIETVYRVLYEGIPIDKAVQGLVERPTGQELQYD; from the coding sequence ATGAAAACAGTAGCAGTTCTTGGTGGTGGTAGTTTTGGAACAGCGTTGGCGCAGCTTGCTGCCCGCCAGGGCCAAGAGGTGCGGCTCTGGATGCGAGATGCTGAGCAAGCAGAAGCCATCAATAAAACGCGTCACAATCCCCGCTACCTTTCGGACTTTGAGCTGCATGAAAATATTTCTGCAACCAACAGCGAGCAAGAGGCTCTCGAAGGAGCTGATTGGGTCATGGTGGCAGTTCCGAGCCAGGCTGTCCGCTCTTGCTTAAACGAGGCGAAAAAATTCTTGGGCGAGGTACCTTTGGTGCTGGCGGCCAAAGGAATTGAAACCCAGAGCCTGATGACCATGGATGAAGTGGTTTATGATGTGTTGGGAAGTGCTTGGGAAAATAGAACCCTCGCCATGAGCGGGCCAAGCTTTGCAAAAGAAATCATTCAAGGCATGCCCACCGCAGTGGTCATGGCATGCAAGGATGAGGCATTGGCAACGCGCATTGCCGACATTTTATTCTCAGACACTTTTCGGGCCTATACGAGTACCGACATTGTGGGTGTGGAAGTGGGCGGCGCCCTCAAGAATGTGATGGCCATCGCCGCTGGCGGGGTGATTGGAATGGGCTGGGGCCATAATGTTCGGGCAAGCCTTGTTACACGCGGGCTTTCCGAAATTACGCGCATTGCGGTTGCAAAAGGGGCCAACCCACTCACGCTTTCCGGTTTGGCTGGCGTTGGTGATTTGATGCTGACTTGCACCGGTGGTCTGTCTAGAAACCGAGCAGTAGGCCAAGCTCTGGGTGAAGGTAAAACGCTTGAACAAGCCCAAGAAAGTATCAAGCAAGTTGCCGAGGGTGTGATCACGGCTAAGAGCGCTTATTTATTAATCGAGAAGCTGGGTGTGGATTGCCCGATTATCGAAACGGTCTACCGTGTTCTTTATGAAGGCATACCGATTGATAAGGCTGTACAAGGTTTAGTGGAAAGACCTACAGGCCAAGAACTTCAGTACGATTAA